In one Clostridiisalibacter paucivorans DSM 22131 genomic region, the following are encoded:
- the recD2 gene encoding SF1B family DNA helicase RecD2 — translation MVSVQGTVEEIIFQNESNGYTVAILENDEDVVTIVGVMPMLNIGETLEIHGQWEQHPSYGEQLKVEVYTEVIPATLKGIERYLSSGLISGIGPKTAKNIVNTFGTEALEILQYSPHRLKEISGIGEKKANRIAEAFQEQRELKDVMLFLQGYGISPTYGIKIYKKYGNETISKVKENPYRLVEDIFGIGFKMADNIAQSMGIQHNSKYRINAGVKYVLMDSSTSGHTYIPKEILLDKAVEILKVEKIYIEESIKELALKQHLKLEDIDGEICVYYIPFYYAEVNVSKKLVELSRVELNEVDMDIDQQIVELEQKSGIRYAENQKEAIKEALLNGVLIVTGGPGTGKTTTINSIIKLLESQGYDIELAAPTGRAAKRMSEATGKEARTLHRLLEYSFMDDMGEMAFGKNEESPLDTDVIIVDEVSMVDILLMNSLSKAIMPGTRLILVGDVDQLPSVGPGNVLRDIIDSGIIKVVELNEIFRQAQESMIVVNAHKINKGEPPRLNVRDKDFFFIRQNNPQKILDTILGLCKDRLPNFNGYDPLKDIQVLTPMKKGDVGVNSLNQNLQRTLNPEASYKDEKKQGDQFFRVGDKIMQVKNNYRTKWKQYKDDGTVEEGEGVFNGDFGYIMGIDDEEGEVMVQFDDNREVNYPFGQLDELKLAYATTIHKSQGSEFPVVIIPICWGPPMLLTRNLLYTAVTRARELVVLVGMERYLYMMIKNNRINKRYSALDNRIFNIFNIFVNK, via the coding sequence TTGGTTAGTGTACAAGGAACAGTAGAAGAAATAATATTTCAGAATGAATCCAATGGATATACTGTAGCAATATTAGAAAATGATGAAGATGTGGTAACTATAGTAGGTGTAATGCCTATGCTCAATATAGGTGAGACATTGGAGATACATGGACAATGGGAACAGCATCCCAGTTATGGAGAACAACTTAAAGTAGAGGTGTATACAGAAGTAATTCCTGCAACATTAAAGGGGATAGAAAGGTATCTTTCTTCTGGATTGATATCTGGCATAGGACCTAAAACAGCAAAAAATATAGTGAATACCTTTGGAACAGAGGCATTGGAAATACTTCAATATTCCCCCCATAGGCTTAAAGAAATATCTGGTATAGGAGAAAAAAAGGCCAACCGTATAGCAGAGGCATTTCAAGAACAAAGGGAACTTAAGGATGTTATGTTATTCTTACAGGGATATGGGATAAGTCCCACATATGGAATAAAGATATATAAAAAATATGGCAATGAAACTATATCTAAAGTAAAAGAGAATCCATATCGTCTAGTTGAAGATATATTTGGAATAGGGTTTAAAATGGCAGATAATATAGCTCAGTCCATGGGGATACAACATAATTCTAAATATAGAATAAATGCAGGAGTAAAATATGTGCTCATGGATTCTTCTACTTCTGGACATACATATATACCCAAAGAAATACTTTTGGATAAGGCTGTAGAGATTTTAAAAGTGGAAAAAATATATATAGAAGAGAGTATAAAGGAGTTAGCATTAAAGCAGCATTTAAAATTAGAAGATATAGATGGTGAGATTTGTGTATATTATATACCATTTTATTATGCAGAAGTAAATGTAAGCAAGAAATTGGTAGAGCTTTCTAGGGTTGAACTTAATGAAGTAGATATGGATATAGATCAACAAATAGTTGAATTGGAACAAAAGTCAGGTATAAGATATGCAGAAAATCAGAAGGAAGCTATAAAAGAGGCATTATTAAATGGAGTATTAATAGTAACTGGGGGGCCTGGAACTGGTAAAACTACCACAATAAATAGTATAATAAAACTGTTGGAATCACAGGGATATGATATAGAATTAGCTGCTCCTACCGGAAGAGCAGCTAAGAGGATGAGTGAGGCCACAGGGAAAGAGGCTAGAACTCTCCATAGGTTATTGGAATATAGTTTTATGGATGATATGGGAGAAATGGCCTTTGGAAAGAATGAGGAGAGTCCCCTAGATACCGATGTCATTATAGTGGATGAAGTATCTATGGTAGATATACTTTTGATGAATAGTCTATCAAAGGCCATAATGCCAGGAACACGGCTCATACTGGTGGGGGATGTGGATCAATTACCTTCTGTGGGGCCAGGAAATGTGTTACGGGATATAATAGATAGTGGAATAATAAAGGTAGTAGAATTAAATGAAATCTTTAGACAGGCACAAGAGAGCATGATAGTAGTCAATGCTCATAAAATAAATAAAGGAGAGCCACCAAGACTAAATGTAAGGGATAAGGATTTTTTCTTTATTAGACAGAATAACCCTCAAAAAATATTGGATACAATACTAGGACTATGTAAAGATAGACTTCCTAATTTTAATGGGTATGACCCATTAAAGGATATACAAGTGCTTACTCCAATGAAAAAAGGAGATGTAGGAGTAAACTCTTTAAATCAAAACCTTCAAAGGACATTGAATCCTGAAGCCAGTTATAAAGACGAGAAAAAGCAAGGTGACCAGTTTTTTAGAGTTGGAGATAAGATAATGCAGGTAAAAAATAATTATAGGACTAAATGGAAGCAGTATAAAGATGATGGTACTGTTGAAGAGGGAGAGGGAGTATTTAATGGAGATTTTGGATATATAATGGGAATAGATGATGAAGAAGGAGAGGTTATGGTCCAGTTTGATGATAATAGAGAGGTAAATTATCCCTTTGGACAATTAGATGAATTGAAATTGGCATATGCTACGACTATACATAAGAGTCAGGGAAGTGAATTTCCAGTGGTAATTATACCTATATGCTGGGGGCCTCCGATGTTACTTACTAGGAATTTACTATATACTGCAGTAACAAGGGCTAGGGAACTGGTGGTATTAGTGGGAATGGAGAGATATCTGTATATGATGATAAAAAATAATAGAATCAATAAGAGATATTCGGCATTAGACAATAGGATATTCAATATATTCAATATATTTGTAAATAAGTAG
- a CDS encoding flagellar protein FlgN produces the protein MKKLVSDLKDILTNEMDLYRDMVDLANKKRDVITKGDIKELDNITHIEQEIIINIGKLEDTRTEIVDMIMEELGLTNDDINVSKVLERLDQKDKVHLEKMRDDFIQILNELKEKNDLNNALIKDSLEYINFNLNLMTNASSENTYSDKVNNQKGKQNKNLFDAKA, from the coding sequence TTGAAAAAATTGGTTTCAGATTTGAAGGATATTTTAACAAATGAAATGGATTTATATAGAGATATGGTTGATCTTGCAAATAAAAAAAGAGATGTTATTACTAAAGGAGATATAAAAGAATTAGATAATATTACCCATATAGAACAAGAGATTATAATAAATATTGGAAAGCTAGAAGATACCAGAACAGAAATTGTCGATATGATTATGGAGGAATTAGGTTTAACCAATGATGATATCAATGTGTCAAAGGTGTTAGAGAGATTAGACCAAAAAGACAAGGTGCATTTGGAAAAAATGAGGGATGATTTTATACAAATCCTTAATGAGCTTAAAGAAAAAAATGATTTAAATAATGCACTTATAAAAGATTCTCTGGAGTATATTAATTTTAATTTAAATCTTATGACCAATGCTTCAAGTGAGAATACATATAGTGATAAGGTGAATAATCAAAAAGGCAAACAAAATAAGAATCTTTTTGATGCAAAAGCATGA
- a CDS encoding TIGR03826 family flagellar region protein, protein MDVRNCRKCGKIYQYDGFKICPTCRKEDEIDFQKVKDYLYDNPNATIQMVSEETEVSEKKILRYLKEGRLELKDGSKNLILECERCGVSIKTGRFCDKCAVEIERELKSSISPKRDSHKAGNERMHIADRHKK, encoded by the coding sequence ATGGATGTTAGAAATTGTCGAAAATGTGGAAAAATATATCAATATGATGGCTTTAAGATATGCCCAACATGTAGAAAAGAAGATGAGATAGATTTTCAAAAGGTTAAGGATTATTTGTATGATAATCCCAATGCAACAATACAAATGGTATCTGAAGAAACAGAGGTGTCAGAAAAGAAGATCCTTAGATATTTAAAAGAAGGAAGGCTTGAATTAAAAGATGGATCTAAAAACCTCATATTGGAATGTGAAAGGTGTGGGGTATCCATCAAGACTGGTAGATTTTGTGATAAATGTGCCGTTGAGATAGAAAGGGAATTAAAGAGCTCTATCTCACCTAAAAGAGATAGTCATAAAGCAGGAAATGAAAGGATGCATATAGCAGATAGACATAAAAAATAA
- the flgM gene encoding flagellar biosynthesis anti-sigma factor FlgM: MKIFNNNVHKTMKLYKKQMDAKDIKKTNLISKSDKINISSKGKDFQVAMNALKKVPDVRQEKVDEIKNQIKSGTYNVDSGKIVEKIFENIGIDTKI, translated from the coding sequence ATGAAAATATTTAACAATAATGTTCACAAGACAATGAAATTATATAAAAAACAAATGGATGCAAAAGATATAAAAAAGACAAATTTAATTAGTAAATCAGATAAAATCAATATATCTAGTAAAGGTAAAGATTTTCAAGTAGCCATGAATGCTTTGAAAAAAGTACCAGATGTAAGGCAGGAAAAGGTTGATGAAATTAAAAATCAGATAAAATCAGGGACATATAATGTGGACTCAGGCAAGATAGTAGAAAAGATATTCGAAAATATAGGTATCGATACAAAGATTTAA
- a CDS encoding ComF family protein — protein sequence MIKEYLNACINLIYPEEGVCFICDEYYTTGIEDHICPLCRKHINRIGDHICSICGKPLEKGYIPHICHECIQFKRYFDRAIAPVVYEGRIKEAIHRYKYNKKPYMYKVFGPMMMKKLIEEDMDSFDIIVPVPLHRKRWINRGFNQSLLLAKYISKIIDKPIIDKRLIKKIDTTAQNKLDKIERLKNVKGAFKVKKGEIFKNKEILLIDDVFTTGATVNECSKILKEAGGKKVYVLTIARAVFSF from the coding sequence ATGATAAAAGAATATTTAAATGCATGTATAAATCTTATTTATCCTGAAGAAGGAGTTTGTTTTATCTGTGATGAATATTATACTACAGGTATAGAAGATCATATATGTCCCCTATGTAGAAAACATATAAATAGGATTGGAGATCATATATGTTCTATATGTGGCAAACCCTTAGAGAAGGGATATATACCCCATATATGTCATGAGTGTATCCAATTTAAAAGATATTTTGATAGGGCTATAGCTCCCGTTGTATATGAGGGAAGAATAAAGGAGGCAATACATAGGTATAAATACAATAAAAAGCCATATATGTATAAGGTATTTGGTCCTATGATGATGAAAAAATTGATAGAGGAAGATATGGATAGTTTTGATATAATAGTTCCAGTTCCATTGCATAGAAAAAGATGGATTAATAGAGGGTTTAATCAGTCTTTATTATTGGCAAAGTATATATCTAAGATTATAGACAAGCCTATAATAGATAAAAGGTTGATAAAAAAGATAGATACAACAGCTCAAAACAAACTTGACAAAATTGAAAGACTGAAAAATGTAAAGGGGGCATTTAAAGTAAAGAAAGGTGAAATATTTAAAAATAAAGAAATACTATTAATTGACGATGTATTTACTACAGGTGCTACAGTAAATGAATGTAGTAAAATATTGAAAGAAGCTGGAGGAAAAAAGGTATATGTACTAACTATAGCAAGGGCAGTTTTTAGTTTCTAA
- the flgK gene encoding flagellar hook-associated protein FlgK yields the protein MSGFSGLSIAISGLIANKRALDTTSHNISNVNNPNYVRQQVIQSASKYGRYGNFEIGRGVDVQEIRQIRDSFLDMKYRDYSKDYGYWTAKNSVFEQVQDIFNEVSDSGVQKVMDQFWNSWEELSKDPDNLTIRGMVKERGIAFTETVNHLYEQLDSLQINLNKDIKDGVNRINAISEEIANLNFNIRGIEAGGIAANDYRDRRNQLIDELSQMINIEYYEDNTGTVNISVGGKHIVNGNEYSEISAEIDGSSYVDIYWKDTIKKGNPEMVDLRGGELLGLLESRGNVKDTIIKDGNGTVNDDVEVTFFGSYGDKSDYDTDIQNRGLGDIQINEEGFTTGSLDDLVSYVQSNQYEEGDLFHKKIIVSYDGPPSDVTSKNLEILKNSGVSVSIITTEGNMSKWSKVSDATGGRVFNKDDVTAKELSQETTNTVSRHMGKVSSFREVIPMMKKKLNAFVNTIARNMNYVHRQGNTLTGETGLDFFVAIDPSRPIEAGNIMVSKEMDSLNNIAASSTGDRGDGKQAELISKLREEYMFSEVNSDNYYRDIISSMGVAANEAVNMMDNNAIIRGEVDSKRRAISGVSLDEEMTNMLKYQHSYVANSRVINVIDEMIDIVVNRTGKVGR from the coding sequence ATGTCGGGGTTTTCGGGACTTTCTATAGCAATATCTGGACTTATAGCAAATAAAAGGGCATTAGATACCACATCCCATAATATATCAAATGTAAATAATCCCAATTATGTGAGACAACAAGTCATACAATCGGCGTCTAAATATGGAAGATATGGAAACTTTGAAATTGGGAGAGGGGTTGACGTACAGGAGATAAGACAAATTAGAGATTCATTTTTAGATATGAAATATAGAGATTATTCCAAGGATTATGGATATTGGACTGCCAAGAATAGTGTATTTGAACAGGTCCAAGATATATTTAATGAAGTTTCTGATAGTGGAGTTCAAAAGGTGATGGATCAGTTTTGGAATAGTTGGGAGGAATTATCCAAAGATCCTGATAATCTTACTATAAGGGGAATGGTTAAGGAACGGGGTATTGCATTTACAGAGACAGTAAATCATCTATATGAACAATTGGACAGCCTTCAAATAAATCTTAATAAAGATATAAAGGATGGAGTAAATAGGATAAATGCTATATCTGAAGAGATAGCCAATTTGAATTTTAATATAAGAGGAATAGAGGCTGGAGGCATAGCTGCCAATGATTATAGAGATAGGAGAAATCAACTTATAGATGAACTCTCACAAATGATAAATATAGAGTATTATGAAGACAATACAGGGACAGTAAATATTTCCGTAGGTGGAAAACATATTGTAAATGGGAATGAATACAGTGAGATTTCAGCAGAGATAGATGGTAGTTCCTATGTAGATATATATTGGAAGGATACAATAAAAAAAGGTAATCCTGAGATGGTAGATTTAAGAGGTGGAGAGCTCTTAGGTCTATTGGAATCTAGAGGCAATGTAAAAGATACAATTATAAAAGATGGAAATGGGACGGTAAATGACGATGTAGAAGTGACGTTTTTCGGAAGCTATGGGGATAAATCTGACTATGACACTGATATACAAAATAGAGGACTAGGGGATATTCAAATCAATGAGGAAGGGTTTACTACTGGAAGTTTAGATGATTTAGTATCCTATGTACAGTCAAATCAATATGAAGAAGGAGATTTGTTTCATAAGAAAATTATAGTTTCATACGATGGTCCACCTAGCGATGTAACCTCTAAAAATCTAGAGATCCTTAAAAACTCTGGGGTATCTGTTTCAATAATAACAACTGAAGGCAACATGTCTAAATGGAGCAAAGTGAGTGATGCCACAGGAGGAAGAGTATTTAATAAAGATGATGTAACGGCGAAAGAGTTGTCTCAAGAAACTACAAATACTGTTAGTAGACATATGGGCAAAGTAAGTAGCTTTAGAGAAGTAATACCTATGATGAAGAAAAAATTAAATGCATTTGTAAATACTATAGCTAGAAATATGAATTATGTGCATAGACAGGGAAATACATTGACTGGAGAAACAGGGCTTGATTTCTTTGTTGCTATAGATCCTAGTAGACCTATAGAAGCTGGAAACATAATGGTTAGTAAGGAAATGGACTCATTAAATAATATAGCGGCATCATCTACTGGAGATAGGGGAGATGGAAAGCAGGCAGAGTTAATTTCTAAATTACGGGAAGAATATATGTTTTCTGAAGTAAATAGTGATAATTATTATAGAGATATAATATCAAGTATGGGAGTAGCTGCTAATGAAGCAGTCAATATGATGGATAATAATGCGATAATAAGGGGAGAAGTAGACAGTAAAAGAAGGGCTATATCTGGAGTGTCTTTGGATGAGGAGATGACCAATATGCTCAAATATCAACACTCATATGTGGCAAACTCAAGGGTAATAAATGTAATAGATGAAATGATAGATATAGTA